AGCGTCGAGATGTCGCTCGCGGCGATGAAAGACGCTTACCAGCGCTGGAGCGCCGTCTAGTCCAAATCGGACTGGGCTATCTATTTTGCCCCCACGCAGCGCCTGGATTGACAGGCGTGGGCGGGCTTGGCACAACCCCACCCGCATACGTCGTGAAAACCCACTCTCGTGCGGAGGGGTGGCCGAGTGGCTGAAGGCGACGGTTTGCTAAATCGTTAAGGGGTGTAAGCTCCTTCGCGGGTTCGAATCCCGCTCCCTCCGCCAAATTCCCGATACCGAAGCTCGAACCCTCGACCGTAAAGGTAGCGCCGCGCCGGGCGCGACGGCGGTAACCAGACCGAAAAGCCACACCTGCATCAAGGCGATGGGAAGTGGCGATCGCCAAGTTCAGGGATTTAAAGACCCTACAGAATCCTCGAAGGTCGAATAGACTAGTTGCGTGAACCGTTCCGTCTTCTAAGCCACCTGTCGCTGATCCAGTTGACGAACGGGCCGCCGATCCTTCGGGAACCGCAGTGTCACCCGCGTGCCTTCGCCGAGGCCGCTTTCGATGTCCAGAGCGCCACCGTGAAGCCTCATCATCGTATCGGCGAGCGCGAGGCCCAGGCCCGCGCCATCGACCGGTCGGGTCAGTGAACCGTCGACCTGACGGAACGGCTGCCTGACCAGGTCAAATACGTCCGGGTCCATGCCGACGCCCGTGTCCGTGACCGACAACAGGAGTTCGCCGTCGGGCGATTCTCCAAACTCGATCGATATATCCCCGCCCTCGGGTGTGAACTTCACCGCGTTGGAAAGAAGATGCCCGATCATCTGGTGCAACATGCGTGCGTCGCCGACCAACTCGATCATGTGGGTAACAGGCGCAACGGCAATATGCTGGGATTTGTCTTTGACGTTCGTTTCGAACTCTTTGACGCTGGAGAACACTTCGCCGTGCAGCTCGAGCAGTTCGTCCGTCGGCTGCCATGTCCCCATCTGGAGGCGCGCCATATCCAGGATTTCGTTGATCATGTAGAGCAGGTGTTCACCGGATGTCCGGATCGCGTTCGCATAGCCGATATACTTGTCCGTGCCGACCGGACCGCAGCTTTCCTCTTCGATCATGCCGCTGAATCCGATGACCGCATTCAGGGGTGTCTTCAGCTCGTGGCTCATATTGGCCAGGAATTCGGTTTTCTGGCGATCCGCCTGTTCGGCGCGTTGCTTGGAGCTCAGGACCAGCTCGTAGGCCTGCTGCTTGCGTTTCATGATCTGCTGCATGACGTGATGCTGCGCGTCGAGCACGTCGCGCGCACTGACCATGCCGACGAGTTTGCCGTTGCGTTCTACCGGCAGGTGGCGAATGCCGTTGTCGCTCATGAGAGACAGGACATCATCCAGGGTCGCGTCCTCATCACACGTGATCAGCTTGCGGGAGATCAGGTCGCACACGGGAAGGTCGATGGCATCTCGTCCGTGCGTTTCGAAAATCCGGACGAAATCCCGCTCGGACATCAGGCCCTTGGGGGTACCATCATCTTCAAGGATGATGACCGTCCCCACTTTCTCCATAGCCATCAGATGCATGGCTTCTTCAAGCGGAGATCCAGGGGAGACACTGACGATTCGGTCGCCGGTCTTGTGAAGCAGATCGCTGACTCTCATGCCCTCGACTCCTGATCTGGTGTGCGAGGCCCTGTCATGAGGGATTGGGTGACTCGCTGTTTTTTCAGCGGTCAGTGTGTCGTACTTCAGTTAAGAATCCCTGAAAGCGCTCAGGATCGCGTGACAAAACGGAGTGGCACGCGGTCTATGGTTTGGGCGCATTTCCGTTACCATTCGATGCGTTCTACCCCCATGAAGGTCATTTCGCTGCCGTCGGCCAGGGTAATCGTACCGGCGGAATCGGCGGACAGATCGAAGCTGTCGGCATTGGTGCCGGTGATGCTGCCCGTGCTGAGGGCGAGGGTCCAGTCACCGGTTGAAGGATCACCGCTGACATCCGAAAGCTGTATGGTGTCTGTCCAGCCGCCGCCGGTCCCGCCGTCGAAGGTATTGTTGGAGCCGCTGGCATCGCCGAATACCGCACGGTCGTTACCTGCCTCGCCTTCGGCTGCGTCGCCGTTGCCGAGATGGATGGTGTCATCCCCATCGCCTCCGTAGAGGGTATCGGCACCTAAACCGCCGTCAAGGGTGTCATCTCCGTCTCCGCCGTTGAGCGTATCATTTCCCACACCGCCGTTGAGATAGTCGTCGCCATCGTCCCCGTTGAGGGTGTCTTCTCCTTGTTCGCCGTACAGGGTATCGTTTCCGTCTCCGCCGTGCAGCGTGTCCTTGCCGGATCCTCCGTAGAGGGCGTCATCACCGGTGCCCAGTGCGATGTTTATGGCTTCGAGGATGTAATCGCCATAGAGGGTGTCGTCGCCGTTGTCGCCTGACACGAT
This region of Alphaproteobacteria bacterium genomic DNA includes:
- a CDS encoding ATP-binding protein, with the protein product MRVSDLLHKTGDRIVSVSPGSPLEEAMHLMAMEKVGTVIILEDDGTPKGLMSERDFVRIFETHGRDAIDLPVCDLISRKLITCDEDATLDDVLSLMSDNGIRHLPVERNGKLVGMVSARDVLDAQHHVMQQIMKRKQQAYELVLSSKQRAEQADRQKTEFLANMSHELKTPLNAVIGFSGMIEEESCGPVGTDKYIGYANAIRTSGEHLLYMINEILDMARLQMGTWQPTDELLELHGEVFSSVKEFETNVKDKSQHIAVAPVTHMIELVGDARMLHQMIGHLLSNAVKFTPEGGDISIEFGESPDGELLLSVTDTGVGMDPDVFDLVRQPFRQVDGSLTRPVDGAGLGLALADTMMRLHGGALDIESGLGEGTRVTLRFPKDRRPVRQLDQRQVA
- a CDS encoding calcium-binding protein, producing the protein GSETLAITIDGVPAGAALSAGTDNGDGSWTLASADLAGLTITPTSSLNAVDFDLTVTATSTEANGGDTASVTETLQVAVFHDSITGTVGANIIEGGTGDDIVSGDNGDDTLYGDYILEAINIALGTGDDALYGGSGKDTLHGGDGNDTLYGEQGEDTLNGDDGDDYLNGGVGNDTLNGGDGDDTLDGGLGADTLYGGDGDDTIHLGNGDAAEGEAGNDRAVFGDASGSNNTFDGGTGGGWTDTIQLSDVSGDPSTGDWTLALSTGSITGTNADSFDLSADSAGTITLADGSEMTFMGVERIEW